Within Claveliimonas bilis, the genomic segment CGGCTATGTTCTCGGCGGCGTGCAGGCTGATCCTGAGAGAATTAATGTAAACGGTCCGGAATCTGTTATAGACAGTATAAGCCGTGTTGTGGCAGAGGTGGATATTACAGGATTGTCTCATGATACAACACTGGATGCATCTGTTGTCTATTATGATTCGGACAACAGTGAGATCAATCCGGAGCAGATCGGCAATAATCTGGGTACGACAGGCGTAAAAGTTCATGTAACATTGTATCAGACGGCAAGTATACCGGTAGAGGTGGATACTTCAGGCATTACTGCCGCATCAGGTTACTCTGTGGCCGATGTGACATGGACTCCGGAAGAAATACAAATTGCAGGGGAGCAGAGCGTATTGGAGGGAATAGAAAAAATTTCCATTCCTGCTGATGCTGTGGAGGCACAGGATATTTCACAGAGAACGGAACGGACGATAGATATTACCTCTTATCTTCCGGAAGGAACAAGACTTGTAGACGAGTCGGGAAATAATGTCCTTGTAACTATACGCGTAGAAAAAGACGGAACGAAAAGTTTTGATCTTCCGGTAGGCTCTATTACTGTGAATAATCTGGATGAGAACCTGACCCTGAATTACGGAGAGGGAGAAGATCTGGAAATCCATGTCAGGGGTCCGCAGGAAGTGCTGGATGGCCTTGATATATCAGAAATAAAAGCAAGTATTGATTTGAAAGATTATAAGAAAGCCGGAGAATATGAGCTGGGAGTTGATATTCCCCTTCCGGACGGATGTTCTCTGGAAAGCCAGATAAAGATTAAGATTACGCTGGAAGAAAAGGAATAATTCGGAGGTTTGGCACTATGGTAAGTAAAAAAGTGACAGTCAATAATCCTACAGGCCTTCACTTAAGGCCTGCAGGAATCTTCTGCAACGTTGCAGTGAAATTTGACTGTAAGATTTCATTTCAGCATGATACGACAACAGCAAATGCTAAAAGTGTGCTGAGTGTTCTTGGGGCATGCATTAAAAAAGGTGATGAAATTGAATTGATCTGTGAGGGACCGGATGAGGAAGAGGCTCTCGCAGCAATGGTACAGGCTGTGGAAGACGGCCTTGGGGAATAAAAAATGAATAAGATAAAAAAATGGCTGGATATTCGTTTCCTGAAATTCATGGTTGTAGGTGTGATCAATACAGTTGTTGGAACAGCGGTTATGTTTATCATGTATAATGTGTTTCACCAGAGCTATTGGATTTCTTCGGCATCAAATTATGTTGTGGGAAGTATACTCAGCTATTTTTTGAATAAGTATTTTACTTTTGAAAGTAAAAAGAAATCTTTGAGCCAGGTTTTGAAATTTGTACTGAATATCTCTCTCTGTTACCTGGTTGCATATGGCATTGCAAAACCTGCAGTTACATGGATGCTGCAGGGACAGCAGGGGGCGCTTCGGGACAATCTTGCAATGGTTGTCGGAATGGTGCTTTTTACGCTTTTGAACTATATTGGGCAAAGAGCGTATGTATTTAAGACAAATTAAAAGGAGCAAAAGAAAATGGGGAAAGCGACATTAGTGATTATGGCTGCCGGTATCGGCAGCAGATTCGGGGGAGGGATCAAGCAGCTGGAGCCTGTAGGTCCAAATGGAGAGATCATTATGGATTATTCCATATATGATGCAATGGAAGCTGGTTTTGATAAGGTTGTATTTGTCATCAGAAAAGATCTGGAAAAGGATTTTAAAGAAGTGATCGGCAACCGGATAGAAAAAAAGGTCAGCGTGAATTATGCATATCAGGAGATCGGCAATATTCCGGAAAGATTCAGCGGAAAATTTCCGGACCGGACAAAGCCGTGGGGTACCGGGCAGGCGATCCTGTGCTGTAAAGATGTTGTAAATGAACCATTTCTTGTCATCAATGCAGATGACTATTATGGAAAAGAAGCATACCAGGAAGCCTACAGATATCTGACAGATCAGAAAGAACGGGAAGGCCTTCACGCCTGCATGGTGGGATTTGTATTGAAAAATACGCTGAGTGAAAACGGGGGTGTTACACGGGGGATCTGCAGAGTAGACAACAATCGGATGCTTGCAGATATTGAAGAAACCCACAATATTGTTAAGACGTCTGACGGCGCTGAAGTACGGGGAGAAGACAGCGCAAGAAAGATTGATGTAGAGTCAGAGGTTTCTATGAATATGTGGGGACTGACACCGGATTTTCTTGATGTACTGGAAACTGGATTTGATGCCTTTCTGGATGAGCTGGAAGAAAATGAGCAGAAAAAAGAGTATTTGCTGCCAACGATCATCGGAGGACTGCTGAAAGAGGGAAGGATTCAGGTTGAAGTGCTGCAGTCAACAGACCGCTGGTTTGGAGTGACTTATAAAGAAGATAAGGAAGATGTGACAAGAGAGATTCGAAAGCTGATCGAGTCAGGTGCTTATTGTAAGACCTGCTGATCAAAAAATATACTTTTATTGTGGGGTGAGATGTTGTGAAGAGGAAACAGATAACAGCGATTGTGCTCAGTGCCGTGTTGGCCTTCGGCACTGCAGGAACCAGTCTGGCGGCAGCGCCGGGCGTAGAATACCAGACAGCAGTTCTGGAAGAAGGACAGAGCAGCCAGGAAGTGACAGATGGAACCGGAGAAGAGACACAATTGCCAGGGGAAGGAGCCGGTGAAAACGACGGAACTGTAACAGAGCCTGGTCAGACTCCGGCAGAAGGAGAAGATCAGGAACCGTCAGGGTCTGATGAAACTGCAAATCCCGGCAATCCTTCAGGAGAGGAAGGAACGGAACAACCGGGAGATTCCCAGGATCAGGGTGAGTCCGGAGAAACCGGAGACGAAGGGAATACAGGCGAAAGCGGAAATCCGGAAGATCCCGGAGAAGTAGAAGAGCCGACAGCCCCGGTACTTATGTATCGTGCACATGTGCAGAGCTACGGCTGGAATGAATGGGCCGAGAATCAAGAAGATACATGGATCGGAACAGAAGGCGAGGCAAAACGTCTGGAAGCGCTGGAACTTAAAATTGACGGTGCAGAGGGCGAGGATGGAATTGAGTACCGCGCCCACGTGCAGAGCTATGGCTGGCAGGACTGGAAGAAGAATGGAGAGACTGCCGGAACGACTGGCCAGACTAAGAGACTGGAAGCTGTTCAGATCCGCTTGACCGGCACATTGGCAGAAAAGTATGATATTTACTACCGTACTCATGTAGAGAGTTATGGATGGCTCAACTGGACAAGCAATGGTGAAAAGTCAGGAAGTCTGGGCTATGCAAAACGCCTGGAGGCCATTGAGATCCGTCTCGTGGAAAAAGGCGGAGCAGCGCCGGAAGGTGAAGGTGACAGTTACAAGTATCCTGTTATTTCTTATAATGCTCATTCCCAGTCCATTGGCTGGCAGGGCGAAAGATTTAACGGACAGCAGGCTGGCGTAACCGGTCAGGCTAAAAGAATGGAAGCCATTAAGATCAAACTGCCGGACAGTGAATACGAAGGCGGAATCGAATACCAGACTCATGTGCAGTCTATTGGCTGGCAGGGGTGGAAGAAAAACGGTGAACTTGCCGGAACAACCGGTCAGGCGAAACGCCTTGAGGCCATTCAGATCCGTCTGACAGGAGATATGGCGGATTATTACGACATCTATTACCGCGCCCATGTACAGAGTTATGGATGGCTTGGCTGGACAAGTAATGGAGAGAAAGCCGGAAGCGCCGGATATGGAAAGCGTCTGGAAGCACTGGAAATCCGTCTTGTGAAAAAAGGTGATGAAGCACCTGAAATTGGCGCAGAGAGCTATAAATATTCATTGGTTTCTTATAGCGCACATTCTCAGTCTGTCGGCTGGCAGACGGCAAAATACGACAATGAAGTGGCTGGCGTAACCGGCCAGGCGAAACGTCTGGAAGCCATTAAGATCCAGATTCCGGACAATACATATGAAGGAAGTATTGAGTACCGTACCTTTGTACAGAGCTACGGATGGCAGGATTGGAAAAGAGACGGACAGATTGCCGGAACAACAGATCAGGCAAAACGGATGGAGGCTATCCAGATCCAATTGACTGGAGCGTTAAAAGACCACTACGATGTATATTACAGCGTTCATATGTCCAAGATCGGATGGATCAATTATGCATCTAACGGCGAGATTGCCGGAAGTACAGATTTGAGCAAACGGATTGAGGCGATCCGCATTCAGCTTGTAGAGAAAGGCGGGAAGGCGCCGGATACAAGCGGTCAAAAATATATTGAAGGGTACCAGACAGCAGACTTTACCTATTCCGGAACTATACAGGGAAAAGGTGACAGCGGAGCAGTCCAGATGGGCGGAACATTGGGAACAACTGGCCAGGGAAAGAGACTGGAAAATATTACGCTGCATTTGAACCGGAGAACAGAAAACATGCCGGAAGGAGAGATTACCTACGCTACTCACCTGTCCAGCCTGGGATGGCAGGAAGCTACCGGACTGGATACGGTAAACGGATGCACAGATGGCAAGTACGGCATGGAGGCAGTCAAAATTTCTCTGTCCGGCGACCTGGCAAAATACTATGATATCTATTACCGCGCTCATGTAGAGAAATACGGCTGGCTTGGCTGGGCGAAGAACGGACAGGCAGCAGGTACGACCGACATTGGTTACCGTCTGGAAGCACTGCAGATCAGACTGGTGTCCAAGGATGCCAATGCGCCGGGACCAAACAGCAATTACTATACGAATCTGAAAAAGCGGAGATATCAAAATCCGAGTCAGTATTATCAGATCAAGGATTCCATCACCCTCACCGGAGGAGGATATAATCTTTCCTACGGCTTTGAAGGGGTAAAGGTAATGCAGGTTATCCGGAGGCTTGGCCTTGGAAGCGGAATCGGCATGGGCGGAGCTTTTTACGGAACCAATGTGCAGAATGCCGTCCGCAATTTCCAGAGAAAAAATGGTTTGAGCCAGACCGGAAATGTGGATCTTCTGACCTGGCTGAAGCTTGGATTTAACCAGGTACAGTGGGAACAGTGGGGCGCGTATGTAAGTCCTATGAAGGTGAATCGAGACAGTACGAGATCTGACCATATTGAGGCGATGATCAGCACCGCTTATTCTTACATGGGAACAGCCTATGTGATCGGAGCATCCGGCCCTCCGGGAACCGGAATCGACTGCAGTGGACTTGTGATGCAGGCTCTTTATGGAGCCGGACTTGATATTTCTCCTATCAATCCGGTAAGACACGCTCACCCGGGTTATGAGTATGAGTCGAGAAATATGTGGGCATCACCGAAGTTTAAGCATGTACCATATAGTCAGAGACAGAGGGGCGATCTGATCTTCTATCAGAACAGCTCCGGAGTAGTGATCCATGTAGCGATCTATCTTGGAAACAATCAGGTAATCGAATCCTGGCCGAATCAGGTTGTAGTATGGCCGGTACAAAACGGACAGAGATCGAATATCAAAGGAGTCGTAAGACCTTTTGTATAGAAAACCGTGGAAAATAAAGGATAGCAGGGGCATTTCCTTGCTATCCTTTATTTTTATATGGTATAATATCCGCGTAGGCAATGAACCGTGCAAAAATGTAAGAGGGACAAATGAATGCTTGCATGCAATTTGGACATCTTGCATTTTTATAGGGCGAAAGCCCGCGAGCGAGAATCCGAAGGATTCGAGCTTGCACGTTGTATGAGAAAAGAGGAAATAATGCATAAAGCGCCCGCGGGGCTTTAACAGCTCTTTTGTCAGCTTCAGAAGAAAAACGGGGATACAAATAAGGAGGAAATATATGAAAAGAAAATGGAGAAAATGGGTTGCCCTGATCCTGTGCATGGGAATGCTGTCAGGAAGCAGCATTTTAACCTATGCTGATGAACCGGCAATGGCAGAAAGCCAATCAGCGGCAGAGGAAAACACGGAACAAACGGCAGCGTCCGAAACAGAAGAGATGGACGCGGCTTTAGAAGTTTCAGAGGAAAATGAAGAAGTGCAGTCAGAAGCAGAGCAGACGGGAGAGAGTCAGACGGCCGATACATCCTCTGGGGACCAATCCGGCGCTGACGCCGGAATGTCTATGGCTGCCAAAGAAGTCTACAGTATAGATGAAAATGGAAATGTGTATCTGCTGGAAGAAGATAACGGGGGAGTTGTAGAAGAAAGCAGCGCGAGAAGATATGCCAGGGCTGCTTCAGAAAAGATCGTAAACTTCCGTGCCAATGCCAGCGGACAGACAGTCAGTGATATTACAGAATATACAGAATACAATACCGGAGAGTCCGGCTATGTATATGGCAGAAGCGGCGCTGATGCAGCGTACCTTGGAGAAGTGAACGGAAAAGTAAAATTCATGATAGCAGGCGTTGTGGGTCT encodes:
- a CDS encoding HPr family phosphocarrier protein, which codes for MVSKKVTVNNPTGLHLRPAGIFCNVAVKFDCKISFQHDTTTANAKSVLSVLGACIKKGDEIELICEGPDEEEALAAMVQAVEDGLGE
- a CDS encoding YbbR-like domain-containing protein: MKKSLMNNLGLKLLAFLFALLLWLIVVNIDNPITDATFDGIPVTVEHPEIITQDQKSYQIIENTDKISVTVYAKRSELEKIKAEDIVATADMKELYLESQVPIQIEIPGFDIDSASANPRNLQVKIENNKSNTFPISVTTTGTVRDGYVLGGVQADPERINVNGPESVIDSISRVVAEVDITGLSHDTTLDASVVYYDSDNSEINPEQIGNNLGTTGVKVHVTLYQTASIPVEVDTSGITAASGYSVADVTWTPEEIQIAGEQSVLEGIEKISIPADAVEAQDISQRTERTIDITSYLPEGTRLVDESGNNVLVTIRVEKDGTKSFDLPVGSITVNNLDENLTLNYGEGEDLEIHVRGPQEVLDGLDISEIKASIDLKDYKKAGEYELGVDIPLPDGCSLESQIKIKITLEEKE
- a CDS encoding GtrA family protein — its product is MNKIKKWLDIRFLKFMVVGVINTVVGTAVMFIMYNVFHQSYWISSASNYVVGSILSYFLNKYFTFESKKKSLSQVLKFVLNISLCYLVAYGIAKPAVTWMLQGQQGALRDNLAMVVGMVLFTLLNYIGQRAYVFKTN
- a CDS encoding NlpC/P60 family protein, whose protein sequence is MKRKQITAIVLSAVLAFGTAGTSLAAAPGVEYQTAVLEEGQSSQEVTDGTGEETQLPGEGAGENDGTVTEPGQTPAEGEDQEPSGSDETANPGNPSGEEGTEQPGDSQDQGESGETGDEGNTGESGNPEDPGEVEEPTAPVLMYRAHVQSYGWNEWAENQEDTWIGTEGEAKRLEALELKIDGAEGEDGIEYRAHVQSYGWQDWKKNGETAGTTGQTKRLEAVQIRLTGTLAEKYDIYYRTHVESYGWLNWTSNGEKSGSLGYAKRLEAIEIRLVEKGGAAPEGEGDSYKYPVISYNAHSQSIGWQGERFNGQQAGVTGQAKRMEAIKIKLPDSEYEGGIEYQTHVQSIGWQGWKKNGELAGTTGQAKRLEAIQIRLTGDMADYYDIYYRAHVQSYGWLGWTSNGEKAGSAGYGKRLEALEIRLVKKGDEAPEIGAESYKYSLVSYSAHSQSVGWQTAKYDNEVAGVTGQAKRLEAIKIQIPDNTYEGSIEYRTFVQSYGWQDWKRDGQIAGTTDQAKRMEAIQIQLTGALKDHYDVYYSVHMSKIGWINYASNGEIAGSTDLSKRIEAIRIQLVEKGGKAPDTSGQKYIEGYQTADFTYSGTIQGKGDSGAVQMGGTLGTTGQGKRLENITLHLNRRTENMPEGEITYATHLSSLGWQEATGLDTVNGCTDGKYGMEAVKISLSGDLAKYYDIYYRAHVEKYGWLGWAKNGQAAGTTDIGYRLEALQIRLVSKDANAPGPNSNYYTNLKKRRYQNPSQYYQIKDSITLTGGGYNLSYGFEGVKVMQVIRRLGLGSGIGMGGAFYGTNVQNAVRNFQRKNGLSQTGNVDLLTWLKLGFNQVQWEQWGAYVSPMKVNRDSTRSDHIEAMISTAYSYMGTAYVIGASGPPGTGIDCSGLVMQALYGAGLDISPINPVRHAHPGYEYESRNMWASPKFKHVPYSQRQRGDLIFYQNSSGVVIHVAIYLGNNQVIESWPNQVVVWPVQNGQRSNIKGVVRPFV
- a CDS encoding nucleotidyltransferase family protein: MGKATLVIMAAGIGSRFGGGIKQLEPVGPNGEIIMDYSIYDAMEAGFDKVVFVIRKDLEKDFKEVIGNRIEKKVSVNYAYQEIGNIPERFSGKFPDRTKPWGTGQAILCCKDVVNEPFLVINADDYYGKEAYQEAYRYLTDQKEREGLHACMVGFVLKNTLSENGGVTRGICRVDNNRMLADIEETHNIVKTSDGAEVRGEDSARKIDVESEVSMNMWGLTPDFLDVLETGFDAFLDELEENEQKKEYLLPTIIGGLLKEGRIQVEVLQSTDRWFGVTYKEDKEDVTREIRKLIESGAYCKTC